The following are encoded in a window of Sminthopsis crassicaudata isolate SCR6 chromosome 3, ASM4859323v1, whole genome shotgun sequence genomic DNA:
- the AP1S2 gene encoding AP-1 complex subunit sigma-2 isoform X3 — protein MMQFMLLFSRQGKLRLQKWYVPLSDKEKKKITRELVQTVLARKPKMCSFLEWRDLKIVYKRYASLYFCCAIEDQDNELITLEIIHRYVELLDKYFGSVCELDIIFNFEKAYFILDEFLLGGEVQETSKKNVLKAIEQADLLQEPRHEYFNVPVY, from the exons ATG atgcaGTTTATGTTGCTTTTTAGTCGCCAGGGAAAGCTCAGACTTCAAAAATGGTATGTCCCACTATcggacaaagaaaagaaaaaaatcacaagagaacTTGTTCAAACAGTTTTAGCCCGTAAACCCAAAATGTGCAGCTTTTTGGAGTGGCGAGATCTGAAGATTGTCTACAAAAg ATATGCTAGCCTGTATTTCTGCTGTGCTATTGAAGATCAGGACAACGAACTAATTACCCTGGAAATAATTCATCGTTATGTTGAACTACTTGACAAATATTTTGGCAGT gtATGTGAACTTGATATCATCTTTAATTTTGAgaaagcttattttattttggatGAATTTCTTTTGGGAGGAGAAGTTCAGGAAACATCTAAGAAAAATGTGCTTAAAGCCATTGAACAGGCAGATCTACTCCAAGAG CCACGCCATGAATACTTTAATGTCCCTGTGTACTAA
- the AP1S2 gene encoding AP-1 complex subunit sigma-2 isoform X2 — protein MQFMLLFSRQGKLRLQKWYVPLSDKEKKKITRELVQTVLARKPKMCSFLEWRDLKIVYKRYASLYFCCAIEDQDNELITLEIIHRYVELLDKYFGSVCELDIIFNFEKAYFILDEFLLGGEVQETSKKNVLKAIEQADLLQEEAETPRSVLEEIGLT, from the exons atgcaGTTTATGTTGCTTTTTAGTCGCCAGGGAAAGCTCAGACTTCAAAAATGGTATGTCCCACTATcggacaaagaaaagaaaaaaatcacaagagaacTTGTTCAAACAGTTTTAGCCCGTAAACCCAAAATGTGCAGCTTTTTGGAGTGGCGAGATCTGAAGATTGTCTACAAAAg ATATGCTAGCCTGTATTTCTGCTGTGCTATTGAAGATCAGGACAACGAACTAATTACCCTGGAAATAATTCATCGTTATGTTGAACTACTTGACAAATATTTTGGCAGT gtATGTGAACTTGATATCATCTTTAATTTTGAgaaagcttattttattttggatGAATTTCTTTTGGGAGGAGAAGTTCAGGAAACATCTAAGAAAAATGTGCTTAAAGCCATTGAACAGGCAGATCTACTCCAAGAG GAAGCTGAAACCCCACGTAGTGTTCTTGAAGAAATTGGATTGACATAA
- the AP1S2 gene encoding AP-1 complex subunit sigma-2 isoform X4, whose product MQFMLLFSRQGKLRLQKWYVPLSDKEKKKITRELVQTVLARKPKMCSFLEWRDLKIVYKRYASLYFCCAIEDQDNELITLEIIHRYVELLDKYFGSVCELDIIFNFEKAYFILDEFLLGGEVQETSKKNVLKAIEQADLLQEPRHEYFNVPVY is encoded by the exons atgcaGTTTATGTTGCTTTTTAGTCGCCAGGGAAAGCTCAGACTTCAAAAATGGTATGTCCCACTATcggacaaagaaaagaaaaaaatcacaagagaacTTGTTCAAACAGTTTTAGCCCGTAAACCCAAAATGTGCAGCTTTTTGGAGTGGCGAGATCTGAAGATTGTCTACAAAAg ATATGCTAGCCTGTATTTCTGCTGTGCTATTGAAGATCAGGACAACGAACTAATTACCCTGGAAATAATTCATCGTTATGTTGAACTACTTGACAAATATTTTGGCAGT gtATGTGAACTTGATATCATCTTTAATTTTGAgaaagcttattttattttggatGAATTTCTTTTGGGAGGAGAAGTTCAGGAAACATCTAAGAAAAATGTGCTTAAAGCCATTGAACAGGCAGATCTACTCCAAGAG CCACGCCATGAATACTTTAATGTCCCTGTGTACTAA
- the AP1S2 gene encoding AP-1 complex subunit sigma-2 isoform X1 has protein sequence MMQFMLLFSRQGKLRLQKWYVPLSDKEKKKITRELVQTVLARKPKMCSFLEWRDLKIVYKRYASLYFCCAIEDQDNELITLEIIHRYVELLDKYFGSVCELDIIFNFEKAYFILDEFLLGGEVQETSKKNVLKAIEQADLLQEEAETPRSVLEEIGLT, from the exons ATG atgcaGTTTATGTTGCTTTTTAGTCGCCAGGGAAAGCTCAGACTTCAAAAATGGTATGTCCCACTATcggacaaagaaaagaaaaaaatcacaagagaacTTGTTCAAACAGTTTTAGCCCGTAAACCCAAAATGTGCAGCTTTTTGGAGTGGCGAGATCTGAAGATTGTCTACAAAAg ATATGCTAGCCTGTATTTCTGCTGTGCTATTGAAGATCAGGACAACGAACTAATTACCCTGGAAATAATTCATCGTTATGTTGAACTACTTGACAAATATTTTGGCAGT gtATGTGAACTTGATATCATCTTTAATTTTGAgaaagcttattttattttggatGAATTTCTTTTGGGAGGAGAAGTTCAGGAAACATCTAAGAAAAATGTGCTTAAAGCCATTGAACAGGCAGATCTACTCCAAGAG GAAGCTGAAACCCCACGTAGTGTTCTTGAAGAAATTGGATTGACATAA